A single region of the Zootoca vivipara chromosome 2, rZooViv1.1, whole genome shotgun sequence genome encodes:
- the RTBDN gene encoding retbindin yields MSGGGGTVWVMGIAWALVVSWASATGMEDRCLPGGKHKAIPSPEGQLGICQIYAENACCSPEVTQDLSKANDIYWNRCGSLSSRCEGYLQQLECFYHCSPIAAQWPHPQRPTAVLAVPLCQSFCDQWYDACKEDLTCARNWLTDWHWGPEGNNCSQDCLSYGQMYKDGKELCETIWDDSFVASTDPCECLTLTASDSALSASYLRLEDSDSMEEPDTTKEGIERGSASPGGPCPGNPLLRRLRRNMQKRSVFMEDVEGSGSGF; encoded by the exons ATGAGCGGTGGTGGCGGCACTGTCTGGGTAATGGGTATAGCTTGGGCACTGGTCGTGTCATGGGCCAGTGCTACAGGCATGGAGGATCGCTGCTTGCCTGGAGGGAAACACAAAGCCATCCCAAGCCCAGAAGGACAGCTTGGCATTTGCCAGATCTATGCAGAAA ATGCCTGTTGCTCACCGGAGGTCACCCAGGACCTTTCCAAAGCCAATGACATCTACTGGAACCGCTGTGGGAGCCTTAGCAGCAG ATGTGAGGGCTATCTACAGCAGCTGGAGTGTTTTTACCATTGCTCCCCCATCGCTGCCCAGTGGCCTCATCCTCAGCGCCccacagctgtgctggctgtgCCCCTCTGCCAGAGTTTCTGTGACCAATG GTATGACGCTTGCAAGGAAGACTTGACGTGTGCTCGTAACTGGCTCACCGACTGGCATTGGGGGCCTGAGGGAAACAACTGCAGCCAGGACTGCCTGTCGTATGGCCAG ATGTACAAGGATGGCAAAGAGCTCTGCGAAACCATCTGGGACGATTCCTTCGTAGCCAGCACTGATCCTTGCGAGTGCCTGACGCTGACCGCCTCCGACTCAGCCCTCTCTGCCTCTTACCTGCGTCTTGAAGACAGCGACAGCATGGAGGAGCCAGACACCACCAAGGAAGGCATTGAAAGAGGCAGTGCTAGCCCTGGAGGGCCCTGCCCAGGCAACCCCTTGCTCCGTCGCCTGCGGAGGAACATGCAGAAGCGCTCAGTCTTCATGGAAGACGTGGAGGGTAGTGGGAGCGGGTTCTGA